The Persephonella atlantica region TGCCTCATCTGACGCGTCGTTAATACAACCGGGTCTGAGGCCGTCTCCTAAAGAGAATGTGACGTCGTATTTTTTAAATATCTCACATATCTTGTCAAAGTTTGTGTAAAGAGGGTTCTGTTTGCCGTGGATTGTCATCCACTCTGCCATAATAGAGCCACCTCTGGAAACAATACCCATAAGCCTGTGGTTTACCATCGGCAGGAATTCCCTTAAAACCCCTGCGTGTATGGTCATGTAATCTACACCCTGCTGTGCCTGATGCTCTATCATGTCTAAAATATCCTGTTCTGTGAGGTTCTCTATAGACCTTACTTCCTGAACAGCCTGATATATAGGGACAGTTCCTATAGGAACAGGAGATTCTCTGATTATTGCTTCTCTTATCTCATCAATATTTCCACCGGTGGACAAATCCATAACGGTGTCAGCACCGTACTTCAGTGCAACTCTCAACTTTTCTAACTCTGTTTCCACGTCAGACACAACGGCAGAGTTTCCTATGTTTGCGTTAACTTTACATTTTGCAGCTATACCTATTCCCATAGGCTCAAGTGAATAGTGGTTTATGTTTGCAGGTATGACCATTCTTCCCCTTGCAACTTCATCCCTGACCTTCTCAGGAGGCAGCATTTCCTTTTGAGCCACATATCTCATTTCGGGAGTTATTATCCCTTCCCTTGCGTAATCCATTTGGGTTTTTCCATAAACAGTGCTTCTTTCTACTTTATATCTACTCATAGTAAACCTCCTTCTTTACATTTTATAACTTTTTAGCATCAAATGTTATAACTTTAAATGAAAATAGTCATAAACATTATTTATTCCAGTTTTTTGTAATAGGCTCCTTTAGGAGTAAGAATACTTTCTATTATGTTAATCTCTATCTCCTGTTGAGAGCCAAAAGAAATATCCCTGTACCTGTTAATCTTTTCAGCAAATTTTGAGCTGTTATACCCTTTTATCCTTTTAAGGGTTATGTGGGGTTTAAAAGGTTTTAATTCATTCTTGAAACCTAAATTATTCAGCTTGCTGTTTATACTGGTATAAATCTCGTTAAGCACCCCTTCTTTATCAACAACATTAATAAAAAAAACCCTTGGCCTGGTTATGTCTGGAAAAGCACCAAGACCAGTAAAATTAATCTCTGTTGATATCTTTTTGTTCAGTACTGGATTGAGGCTTTGCTTTATCAGACAGAGCTTTTCTGTTTCTATTTCCCCAATGAATCTGAAGGTGATATGAAAATTTCTCTCGTGTATCCACCTTCCAGATATTATGCCGCCAAAATCTTTCTTTATCTGTGTGTAATGCTTTTTAAAGCTGGGAATGTTAATAAAACTTCCTATAAATACTCTTTTTTTCAACAATCCTTCCGTTATTCCGAAATAATATCTATATATTATTCCAATATAATAGGGAGTTTTCAAATGAAATCAATAAGGATAAGGCTCCTTATAAGGATATCTATTCTACTGTTTATCCTTTTTCTCATAAACCAGATACTGGAGTATAAGAGTTTTAGAGAAGTAAATATAAACCATGTTAAAAATCAGTCTTTTATAGTAGCTGAGATTGTGAGAGATTCTCTGACAACACTTATGGAGATAGGAAAAATAGATAAAAGAGAACTTTTACTCAACAATATAAAACTACAGCACAGAAACATTGAAGAGATAAGGGTTGTCAGGGGAGACAAAGTAATACAGCAGTATGGAGAGGGAAGAGAAGAAGAAAAACCAAAAACGGAAGCCGAGCTGAAGGTTCTTCAGACAGGAAAACCATATGAAAGATTAGATGAGAGATTTGATAAGGTCAGTTACGTTCTTATAATTCCTTATAAAGCTGAACCTATTGGAAAGATAAACTGTTTAAAATGTCATAATGTTGAGGCCGGTTCTGTCCTTGGAGCTGTTTATATAAAAACAGACCTGACACCTGTAAGATCTTTTGCTTTCTCAAATCTGGTACAGACCACATTAATGTCTATGTTTATCTTTCTTATGACTGTTTTTGTTATTATGAAATTCTTTCATCCATACACAGATTTTTTTGCAAAGCTCAAAAGAGGATTAAAAAAGGCTAAAGATGGAGATTTCTCCGAAAGGGTGTTTATAGATACAAATGATGAAGCAAGAGAAGTTGCAGATACATACAACGAAACAATGGACAAACTGTGTCACACTTTAACAGCAATAGAAAAGAGAGTCTCATATCTGATAGACGGAAATATACAGAAAAGCAGTAACGCCTTAAAAGACACCTATGTAATAGTTGAAGAACTTGTAAAGATCTATAACTTTAAGAAGATTGTTGAAAAAGATGCTTCAAAAGATGATATATATCTGAGGCTCAGGAAGCTTATGAAAGATATGGGAATTAGGCAGTACTCCATATACGAGGTTGATTATGAAAATAACAGACTGATAGATATAGATGAAGACGAAAAATGGTGTAAAGATATTGTTTTTACAAATGCTGATCAGTGCAGAGTTAAAAGAACCGGATCGGAGGTTGTATCTGAAGAATATGCCTGTGTGTGTCCGAACTTCATAAAGTGTGAAAACGGGGAAGCTGACGATTTCTTTACCTGTATTCCTATATATGTTGGAGGAAGGGTAGGTATTATCCTCCAGCTCATATACAACAGAGAAAATAAGGAAGATGTTAAAGGCAAACTTCCATTCCTGGAAGCTTATCTGAGAGAAGTTGCACCTGTTATTGAGGCTAAATCCTACATGGAAAAGTTGAAAAAGCAGTCATTGGTTGACCAGCTGACAGGACTTTATAATAGAAGATTTCTTGAGGAGATTATACCCAAACTATCCCAGCAGGTGATAAGGAGAAACTCCAACATAGGAATACTTATGATTGATATTGATTTCTTTAAACAGATTAACGACAAGTATGGCCACGATGTTGGTGATATCGTGCTGAAGAAGGTAGCAGATGTAATACGAAATACTGTAAGAGAGGCAGATATAGTTATAAGATATGGAGGAGAGGAGTTTATGGTTCTTCTTATTGATGTTCAGGAAGGAAAATCAGAAGAGATTGCAGAAAAAATAAGAAAGAGGGTTGAAAATACAGTGATAAACACAGATGGAATCTCATTAAAAAAGACCGTAAGTATCGGTGTTTCTGAATTCCCAAAAGATAGCGATAGATTCTGGCAGTGTATTAAATTTTCCGACGTTGCCCTTTATAAAGCGAAAGAGTCAGGAAGAAATATGGTAGTAAGATTCAGAAAGGAGATGTGGGAACGTGAGGAGTACTGAGGTTTATCCTGTTCTTTTTGACAGGAAAAAGAAAATTTTTGTTCCCCAGCCTACACGGTTCTGGATTTTAGATAAGAGGTTACGGTCTATTATATCAAGGTTAGAGGAAAAGGGATATATAAGATACTGGGAAGAGAAGGTAACAGAAGAGAAGGACATGTTTGAATTTTTCATATTCCTTCACGAAAAAGAAATTAAACAGAGAGAGGAAATACTAAAAGGGAAAAACCTCCCCCTATATGTAGTAGAAAAACTGACTCAGACGGGAATAGGGGGAATTGAAAAATTCAGAGAAAAACCTTTTAAAGTCAAATGTCTCCATCTGTGGACTGCATACCACCTTGGAGATGACAGGTTCAAAAATCCTATCGGTGAGTTTGTTCTTAAACAGGTAAAAAAACTTTAAACCTGTTGTAATCTCTTGCCAATATCATATATTATTTTCCTCATAACACCCAATTAGGAGGTTGTATGGTTTACGACACTCAGTTTGATGTTGCTGTTATAGGTGGAGGACATGCAGGTATAGAGGCAGCTCTGGCCTCTGCAAAATTAGGGGCAAAAACTGTCCTTATAACTCTTGACAAGGAAAAGATAGGAGTGATGCCCTGTAATCCAGCCATAGGAGGAATAGCCAAGGGTATTGTTGTAAGGGAAGTTGATGCTCTCGGAGGAGAGATGGGAAAAGCTATAGATTACACAGGTATTCAGTACAAGACACTCAATACAAGAAAGGGTCCTGCTGTCCGTTCACCAAGGGCTCAGGCAGATAAGGAAGAGTACAGAAAATACATGGTAAACAGAGTAGCAAACACAGAAAATCTGACTGTTATAGAAGGTGAAGCTACAAACATATTTTTGAAAAAAAACAGTAATGAAGTAGAAGGTGTTGAGATAGATGGAAAAATAAGAATAAAAGTAAGATCTGTTGTTGTCACCACAGGAACATTTCTGGAAGGTGTTGTACACATCGGAGATAAACGGTTTCCTGCAGGCAGAATGGAAGAAAAACCTGCAAACAAACTGCCAGATTTTTACAGGAGGGCAGGGTTTCCTTTGCTGAGATTTAAAACTGGAACGCCAGCGAGACTGGACAGAAACAGCATAGATTTTTCAGGTCTTGAGGAAGCACCGGGAGATGAACCACCACCAAAGTTTTCCTTCTGGACAGAACCTGCAGGTTCTTACTGGTTTAAAAAAGGACAGAAAGAGCAGGTACCCTGCTACATAACTTACACAACTCCAGAAACCCACAGAATTATAAGAGAAAATCTCCACAGAACAGCTCTGTATGGAGGAGCAATAAAAGGTATAGGACCAAGATACTGTCCATCTATTGAGGACAAAATAGTAAAGTTTGAAAACAAGGAGAGACATACAGTATGGCTTGAGCCAGAAACAAAAGACGGGATAAGCATATATCCAAACGGTTTATCAACATCTCTTCCGGAGGAAATACAGTGGGAAATGTACCGCTCTATACCGGGGCTGGAGAATGTAGTACTCCTCAAGCCTGCATACGCCATTGAGTACGACATTGTCCCTCCTACTGAGCTGTATCCAACCCTTGAAACAAAAAGGATAAAGGGACTGTTTCATGCAGGAAACTTTAACGGAACCACAGGGTACGAAGAAGCAGCTGGTCAGGGAATAGTTGCTGGTATTAATGCTGCCCGTAGAGCTCTGGGAAAAGAGATGATATACATAAAGAGAGACGAAGCATACATCGGTATAATGATTGATGACCTGACTACAAAAGGAGTTGTTGAGCCTTACAGACTATTCACATCAAGAGCTGAGTACAGACTACATCTCAGACAGGACAACCCTGTTCTCAGGCTTTACAAAAAAGCTTATGAGATAGGAATGCTATCAGAAAAGCAGTACAAACTGGTAAAAGAAACGGAAGAGGAGATAAAACAGTGGCTTCAAAGATACAGTGAGCAGAGAATAAAGGAAAACGGAAAAAGTTATACAGTTTTTGAATACCTCAAAAGGGCAGAAATTACAGTTGAAAAACTGAGAGAAAAGAACATTCCTGTTCCCGAAAGGGATTACATAACAGAAGAGATAGAGATACAGGCAAAGTACTCTGGATACTTTGAGAGGGAGAAGAAACTGAATGAGAAGATGAAACATCTTGAAAGCATAAAGATACCTCCAGAAATAGACTACTCAAAAATAGCAGGACTGACAAAAGAAGTTGTTCAGAAACTATCAAAAGCAAAACCTATCACCCTTGGTCATGCAGCAAGACTTGAAGGTATCACTCCAGCTGCAATTACAGCAATAATGGTTTATTTAGAAAAGATGAGAAGGGAAAAGGTGAGGGGTTAAACCCCTGCCTTTTCATAAAGTTTTGCTTTCAACACTTTACCGATTTTAAAATGGACTATCTTTTTGGGAGGAACTTTTATTTTCTCACCTGTTCTGGGATTTCTCGCTACCTTTGCAGGTCTTGTTTTTACCCTAAAACTGCCAAGACCTCTTATCTCTATTCTATCTCCATTTTTTAAAGCTTCGATCATTGCTTCAAAAGTTCCATTTACCACAGAAGCTACGGTCTTTTTATCAATTTCTGGAAACTCCTCTGTAACTTTTTCTATAAGCTCTGACTTTTTCATCTATCCTCCTCTATATTATTGATATCTATGTTCATTGCTTTCAACTGCTCCATACATCTGTCGCACACAGGCTGTCCGCCCTTTCCAACAGATACGTCATAAATCCAGCATCTGGGACATTTTTCTCCATCTGCTTTTCTTACTGCCACTTTAATTCCGTTTTCATCCTCTACTACCACATCCCCTTCTCTGCTTTCTCCCATTTCAACCTGGGAAACAGTAAAGAAAAATTTAATCCAGTCTATACGTTCTTCAACAATTTTTCTATATTTCTCAGGAAGCGATAGAACAACTTTTGCCTCATAAGGATGTCTTATTATGTCTGATTTTCTTGCTTCTTCTAATCCTTTAAGAACAACTTCTCTCACAGTTAAAAGATCTGCATAGATCTCCTCAAGATCCCTGTTCACAAAATCAAGTTCCACTACCGGCATCTCTTCTAAATGGATGCTCTCCTTCACTTTTTTATCAAGCTCCTTCACATGACCCCATATCTCCTCCATAGTAAAGGAAAGAACAGGTGCAAGGAGCTTTGAAAGTGATGTGAGAAGTATATAGAGCACAGTTTGTGCAGACCTTCTCTCCAAAGAATTGGGAGCATATACATACAGTCTGTCTTTTAGAATGTCCAGATATACTGCAGAAAGGTCAACAATCATAAATCTTTTTATCTCGTGGTATATCCTGTGAAATCTGTAACTGCTGTATGCATCGTGTGCTCTGTCTATAATCCTCTGGAGTTTTGACAGCATCCATCTGTCTATCTCAAGAAGATTTTCATAAGAAACACTGTCTTTCTCTGGATTAAAATCGTACAGATTTCCGAGGAAGTATCTGAATGTGTTTCTTATTTTTCTGTAATCGTCTGCTATACTTTTCAGAAGATTCATACCTATTTTTATGTCTTCTGTGTAATCTTCAGAAACAACCCACAGTCTGAGGATATCTGCTCCGTACTGTTTTATTACTTTCTCTGGGGCTATCACATTCCCAAGGGATTTTGACATTTTCCTTCCGGCTTCGTCCAATATAAAGCCGTGTGTCAGAACGCTGTCGTAAGGAGCTCTTCCATAAGAAGCAGTGCTCTCAAGTAGAGAAGACTGAAACCATCCTCTGTGCTGGTCTGAACCTTCTAAATACATATCAGCAGGCCATCTGAGTTCTTCCCAGAAACCTGACTTTAAAACTGAAGCATGGGAAACCCCTGAGTCAAACCATACATCAAGTATGTCCTCCTCCTTCTCAAACTCCTCGGAGCTACATTTTGGACATTTATAACCTTCAGGGAGAAGTTCTTTAGCATCTTTCTCAAACCAGATATCTGCACCAAATGGATTGTTTTCAACAAGTTGGGCTACATGTTCAAATACATTTTTATCTTTTATTATCTCTCCACATTTTCTGCAGTAAAAAACGGCAATAGGAACTCCCCAGCTTCTCTGTCTTGATATACACCAGTCTGGTCTGTTTTCAACCATTGATTTTATTCTGTTTTCTCCCCAGTGGGGAATCCATTTAACCCTTTCTATCTCTTTTATAGCTTCTCCTCTCAGTGTATTTCCACTGCTGAGAACTGCATCCATTGATATGAACCACTGGGGTGTTGCTCTGAATATAACAGGGTTTTTACATCTCCAGCAGTGGGGGTAAGAGTGCTCAACTGTTTCGTGGTGTAGCAGTGCTCCAATCTCTTTTAACTTTTCTACTATCAGACTGTTTGCATCAAACACCCTAACACCCTGAATAAACTCGGGAGCTTCCTCCGTAAATCTTCCCTCATCATCTACAGGAGCAAAAGGCTCAACACCATAGCGCTGACCAATTATATAGTCTTCCTGACCGTGTCCTGGAGCCATATGAACAAGACCTGTTCCTGTAGAAAGCTCAACAAACTCTGAAAGATATATCTTTGAAACTCTATCTATAAAAGGATGCCTGTACTCAAGGAACTCAAGCTCCCTTCCCTTTACAGTTTTTACAACTTCACCGTTTATACCTGTTTTTTCTCTAAAACTTTCTAAAAGCTCCTGTGCAACAATGTAAACCCTATCCCCTGACTTGAAAAAAACATAATCAAAATCAGGATTAACCATAATCCCGAGGTTTGCAGGAAGTGTCCATGGTGTTGTTGTCCATATAACAGGATAGATCTTTTCTTTTATTCCAAAGGGGTGGTCGATAAGTTCAAAAACAACGTATATGGAAGGGTCCTTTTTGTTTTTGTATTCAACTTCTGCCTCAGCTTCTGCTGTTTTGTCGTATATACACCAGTAAACAGGTTTTTTCCCTCTGTACGCTATTCCAGCATTGAATATCTTTCCCAGTTCCCTTATCTCCTGCGCCTGATATGAAGGTCTCATTGTAAGGTAAGGCTTTTCCCAGTTTCCTATAATACCAAGTCTTATAAACTCCTCTTTCTGAATCTGAACAAATTTTTCAGCATATTCTCTGCACAGCTTTCTAAACTGAGACTTTGACAGCTCTTCCTTCTTCTTTTTCTGACTTTTTAGCTGTTTCTCAACCTGCTGTTCTATAGGCAGTCCATGACAGTCCCAGCCTGGAACAAATGGAGCATCTTTACCTTTCATAGATTCATACTTTACTAATATGTCTTTCAGTATCTTGTTCAGAGCATGTCCCAGGTGAATGTGCCCATTTGCATAAGGGGGACCATCATGGAGAATGTATTTCTCTCTACCTTTTCTCTCCTCTCTTAATCTATCATACAGTTTTATCTCTTCCCACTTTTTTAAAATCTCTGGTTCTCTTTTTGGTAGATTCCCTTTCATAGGAAAACTGGTTTTCGGCAGATTCAATGTATCCTTCCAGTCCAACAGATCAACCTCCAGCATTTTTAGGAAATAATATTATAAGTCATTATCAGAGCTTAATCATGCTTTCCGAATAGAGTATAATTTTACAGAATAATAAAATTTAGGGGTCTGAAATTGAAGAGGTTAGCTGTTTTATTTTTCATTCTGTTTTCAACGCTATCTTTTGGGCAGACGGAAGATAGTACACAAAATCTGACATTTGAGCAGATAAAAGATGATAGCTGGATGGATGGTGCATTTCTGATCAAAAGGTTTAACTTCCTGCCTGCACTGCAGGAAAATGCAGGTACCTTAGGGCTTACAGAGGAGCAGAAAAAGATAATAAACAGTTTCTACAACAAATACTACGACAGGATGGTTGAACTGGCAAAATCTGTACAGGAGAAGGAAAAACAACTACAGGAACTGGTTATAAATGGGGGAGATTCAAAAAAAATAAAAGAACTTATTGTGGAGATAGCAAAAGAAAAGGCAGAACTGACAGTTTACAACATAAAAGAGGTAAGAACACTCCAGAGTGCTCTTACAAAGGAGCAGTTTGAAAAGCTGAAAAATCTTGCAAATCAGCGCATTATTTAAATGAAAAAAGCTATCTTTCTTTTTTTTCTGCTTTTTAATACGTCTTTTGGGCTCTCCCTTGACAAAGCTATAAATCTATCACTGAAAAATCATCCTTATCTAAAACAGCAAAAATCCTATCTTTTTTCCTCAAGATACGACTATTACTCAACATTTGGAAATTTTTTTCCATCTGTAACCCTGAACTTCAGCTACGCAAAATTTATGGATGTATACCCCTCTGATTACTTCTCAAGGGGACTGTCCCTTAACATAAACTGGACTATATACAGCTCTGGTCAGAACATCCTGCTTAACAGAATCAAGGAAAAACTTTTTAGAGCAAACCAGGAAAGTTACAGGGAAGACGTTCTGGATGTCATATATCAGGTAAAAAAAGCTTACTACACTGCAGTAGCAAAAAGAGAGATATGGAAGGTAAGAAAGTTTCAACTGAAAGCTGCAGAAAAAAACTACCAGATGGCAAGGAAAAAACTGAAACTGGGACTGGTTACAAAAGCAGACTACCTGCAGGCAAAGGTAAGACTGGAAAATGTAAGATACAGTCTCTTAAATGCAGAAAACGATTTCAGAAAATCTTTGGCAGAGCTCTGCAGTCTTATAGGATACCCTCTAAGCTGTGAAGTAAAATTAGATACATCTGTACTGGACAATCTGGGAGAGAGCAGTATTCCATCCTTTGAAAAGTTAGAAAAAATTGCCTTCAACAGACCTGTTTTCAGACAGTATAGATACGAGATAAAGTCTGCAAAACTTCAGTCTATTCAGGCACTTTCAACCTTTACTCCTTCCGTTTTTGTCAGCTACTCATTAAACAGGGATTACAGCTCAATATCCGGCAGTTCAGACAGCTACTCCATCCTGAGATTCGGTCTGTCATGGACAATTTTTGAGGGATTGAAAAGGTACTACAGCTATCTGTCAGCAAAGGAAAATGAGAGATTTTACAGGTATAGATTGAAGGAACTCAAAAGACAGATAAAACTCAGTCTGTACAATCTCTATCTTGATCTTAAAACCTCATACAAAAATCTGAAAGTATCAAAAGAGCTTTTAAAGCAAGCCGAGGAAAACTACAGACAGGCTCTTGGAGAGTATAGAGTGGGAAAGGGTGATATAATCTCATTGGTTACTGCAGAAAGCTCCCTTGCTTCAGCTCACGAAACGTACATAAACTCCCTTCTTAACATAGCAGTTACAAAATCTGTTCTTGAAAGGGAGATGGGGATAAAATCACTCCCTCTGGAAGGTAAAAAGCAATGAAGAAAATACTGTTTCTCACATCAACTGCAATACTGGCTGTTATGGCTTCTTTCTATTTTTTTAAGATAAAAGAAGAAAAAAAAGAGAAGATTAAGGTTTTTGAAACACAGAAGGTAAAAAGAGGAGAAATTAAAAACATTATAAACGCAACAGCCATTGTAAAAACAAGAGTTAATGCCTATCTGAAGATAGGAACAAGAACAACAGGGCTTGTCCAGAAAATGTTCATAGATATTGGAGATTACGTCAAGAAAGGACAGCTGATAGCCATTATAGACCAGAGAGAGTTCAAAAAGAACATTGAGAAAATAAAACAGCAACTAAAAAAGGCAGAGGACAAGTTATTCCAGATAGAAAAGGTTTATCCTTTGAAGATATCAGAGGCAGAAAAAAACTACCAGTCAGCAAAAGCTGAGTATGAGTATGCACAGTGGAAGTACAGTAGAGAAAAGGAGCTTCTAAAGGAAGAATTTACAACAAAAGAAAGTTTTGAAGCAGCAAAGAGACAGCTAAAGTTCCAGAAAGCAAAGATGGAACTTGCAGAAAAAACGCTGGAAAGATTGAAGGCTGAGTATGAAACAGAGAAAAGACTGGCACAGGATGACATAAACATACTGAAAAAAGAGCTTCAGAAAGAAAAAATCCGTCTGTCATACACTGAGATTTACTCTCCTATTGATGGTATTGTATCAAACGTTGTAGCGAGAGAGGGAGAAACTCTTGTTGCAGGTCTTCAGGCTGGCGAACTTGTTACAATACTCAGACCTGATAGATTGGAGATACAGATATTCGTCGATGAAACAGATATCGGACAGATAAAAACAGGTCAGGAAGTTTACTACAATGTAGATGCATACCCTGATAAAGTGTTCAAAGGAACGATAACAAAGATATATCCGGAACCTGTAGTAAAACAGAACATCGTTTACTATCTTGCCATTGTTCCTGTAAAAAGGGAGTATGCAAAATTTTTGAGGCCTGAGATGACCGTATATACAAAAATAATAGCTGGCATAAAGAAAAATGCCATAATTATCCCCAACTCTGCAGTAAGATTTGAGCAGGGAAAACAGTTTGTCTTTGTGGTAAAAGATGGGAAAGTGGAAAAGAGATTCATAAAAACAGGATGGATAGATGAAAAGCAGACAGAGGTAGTTGAGGGACTGAAAGAAGGTGAGATTATAGCAATAAAATTTAAAGCACCTGTGAAAACAAAGGTTTTCAAATGAAAGAGATAATAAGACTGGAAAATATAACAAAGGTCTATGAAACAGCAGGAATAA contains the following coding sequences:
- a CDS encoding efflux RND transporter periplasmic adaptor subunit, translating into MKKILFLTSTAILAVMASFYFFKIKEEKKEKIKVFETQKVKRGEIKNIINATAIVKTRVNAYLKIGTRTTGLVQKMFIDIGDYVKKGQLIAIIDQREFKKNIEKIKQQLKKAEDKLFQIEKVYPLKISEAEKNYQSAKAEYEYAQWKYSREKELLKEEFTTKESFEAAKRQLKFQKAKMELAEKTLERLKAEYETEKRLAQDDINILKKELQKEKIRLSYTEIYSPIDGIVSNVVAREGETLVAGLQAGELVTILRPDRLEIQIFVDETDIGQIKTGQEVYYNVDAYPDKVFKGTITKIYPEPVVKQNIVYYLAIVPVKREYAKFLRPEMTVYTKIIAGIKKNAIIIPNSAVRFEQGKQFVFVVKDGKVEKRFIKTGWIDEKQTEVVEGLKEGEIIAIKFKAPVKTKVFK